The region CTTTTTTATATATCGTTGTCTATGCTTTTAGAAAACGATTCCGCTTAAAAGTGCAAGATGAAATTACAGACGATATATTACTAAACACAAAAGATGATGTTGCTCATATAAAATTATAAAAAAAATTTTGGTCTCTGTAATTTAAAAGAAAAATTATCGTCTAAAGAAAAAATAATTGATTCATTCATGAAAAACAAAAGCTGTCTTCTCCTTATTTTTTTAGTTTTTTATCAAACAAATGCTCAAACTTCTATTTTTAATGATTTATTACAAAAACATGTTACTAAAAACGGAATTGTAGATTACGCATCATTGAAAACTGACGAACGTAAATTAGATTCTTATATTTCTTATTTAGAAAAAATAGCTCCTGAAAAATCTTGGTCAAAAAACAAGCAAAAAGCTTTTTGGATTAATGTATACAATGCGTATACCATCAAAATAATTTTAAAAAATTATCCTCTTAAAAGTATTCTAGACATTCAAGAAAACGGCAAAAGTGCTTGGAAAATTCCTTTTGTAAAAGTGGGTGGTAAACTTTACACATTAGACCATATAGAACATCAAATTTTACGAAAAACTTTATTTGACCCAAGAATTCATGTGGGTGTAAATTGTGCCTCTAGTTCTTGTCCTAAATTAGGAAACAAGGCTTTTACCGAAGAAAATATAGAAAGAAACTTAGAAAAATTAATGAGAGAATTTGTAAACGATTCTTCCAGAAATAAATTCTTAGAAAATGAGATTCAAATTTCTTCTATTTTCGATTGGTTTCAAGAAGATTTCACAAAAAATGGTTCTTTAATTGAGTATGTAAACACGTATTCCGAAACTAAAATAAACGCAAATGCTAAAATCTCTTTTTTGAAATACGATTGGAGTTTGAACAGTAAATAAATTATTACCTTTCGCTTTTAAAATAAAAAAACACATGTCTAAAACATATTATGATGCTTCCGATTTAAGAAAATTCGGAAAAATAACAGAATGGAGTGAAGAACTTGGCAACAAGTTTTTTGATTATTACGGTAAAGTATTCGAAGAAGGTGCTTTAACAGCGCGCGAAAAAAGCTTGATTGCATTGGCAGTTGCTCACACCGAGCAATGTCCATATTGTATTGATGCGTATACAAAAGACGGATTGCAACGAGGGATTACCAAACCAGAAATGATGGAAGCAATTCATGTGGGTGCAGCCATTAAAAGTGGAGCAACTTTGGTACATGGAGTTCAAATGATGAACAAGGTTAATAAATTAGAAATGTAAGCAGAGAACCAATTTTGTTTTTACAAAATTGTGTGAATCGCTTATCCTGAGTTTTTACGAAGGATCTTTTGAATCAAAATTGTGTGAATCGCTTATCCTGAGTTTTTGCGAAGGATCTCATAAAACAAAATTGTGTGAATCGCTTATCCTGAGTTTTTGCGAAGAATCTTTTGAATCAAAATTGTGTGAATCGCTTATCCTGAGTTTTTACGAAGGATCTTTTGAATCAAAATTGTGTGAAGCGCTTATCCTGAGGAACCAAGAATTTCAAGAAAATAGGGTAAATTCCTTTGAGTTTTTATTGGCTTTTTAATCAAAAGTAAAAACCCAATCTAGAAAATTTATGTATATAAAGTAAAAAACCAAAATAGATACTGAAAAATTCAGCAGAATATATGGCTACAAAATCACTAAAAGCAAGAAATAACGACATTGCAAATACATCTCGGCAAATGGAAATTCTCTCAAACGGGATTTTCGCAAATGGAGAATTACCAACCTTTGCTGAAAAAATTAAAGAAACCAATCAGTTTCCTTTAAGACCTAAAAAATTAGAGATTCTACAGATTAATTTAGGATACATGTGCAACCAAGTTTGTGAGCATTGTCATGTAGATGCTGGTCCAGACAGAAAAGAAATCATGACCATAGAAACGATGAAACAATGTTTAGAGGTCATTAAAAAAACGGAAGCGCATACCTTAGATTTAACAGGAGGTGCACCAGAGATGAACCCTAATTTTAGGTGGTTTGTAGAAGAAGCATCCAAAGCCGGAATTCAAGATTTTATCGTTCGGTCTAATCTAACCATCATTAGAGCCAATAAAAAATACTATCATTTACCAGACTTTTTTAAAAAACATGGGGTTCATGTAGTTTCTTCGATGCCGCATTGGACGCGTGGAAAAACAGATAAGCAACGTGGTGATGGTGTTTTTGATAAATCTATCAAAGCCTTGCAAGAATTAAATGCCATTGGTTATGGTAAAGAAGGTTCTGATTTAAAATTAGATTTAGTGTACAATCCTTCGGGAGCATTTTTACCTGGCGATCAAAAAGCTTTAGAAAACGATTTTAAAAAAGCCTTAAAAAATGATTTCGACATTGATTTTCATAGCCTTTTTGCCATTACTAATTTACCCATTAGTCGATTTTTAGATTATTTAATTGCGTCCGATAATTATGAAGACTATATGTATTCTTTGCTAGACGCCTACAATCCATCTGCAGTTGCGAATGTAATGTGCACCAATACACTTTCTATCAGTTGGGATGGTTGGTTGTATGATTGCGATTTTAACCAGATGTTAAATTTAAAAGTTGCCAGCAAAGTAAAACACGTTTCAGATTATAATGAGGAACTTTTACAAGATCGAAATATCATTATCAATCAACACTGCTATGGTTGCACTGCAGGTGCAGGAAGCAGTTGTCAAGGAGTAGTTGCATAGGCCCCATTGTCCTTTGGACATTTCCCCAAAGGGGAAAATTGAGCTTGTTTGACAAAAAAATTAATAAAATTAGAATTACAAGGGGTTTAAACCCTTTGCAAAAAAAAATGAAAAAAAATACTGCCATATTAATTTTTGCGAATTCTGCTGAAAAAGATGCTGAAAGAAAACCGTTTCTTTCTTCGGATATTTTTTCGGTATTGAATTCCCAAACTTTAAAAACGGTGGAAAGATCAGGAACTGAATATTTTCATTTCTCTGAGAAAAATCAAATTGGTAGTTCGTTTGGTGAACGTTTTTCGAATGCTATTGAAGCTATTTTTAACAAGGGTTTTGAAAACGTTATTACTATTGGTAATGATACTCCACATTTAAAAACACATCATTTACTAGATACGTTACAGCAACTCAAAAAAAATGATTTGGTTTTAGGACCTTCAAAAGATGGTGGTTTTTATTTAATGGGGATTAAAAAAGCGCATTTTAACAAAGAAACTTTTTTAAAATTACCTTGGCAAACCCATCATTTACAAAAATGTATTATTTCAATTTCATCTACCAAAAAGTTACAAATTTCTTTTTTAGAGCCTTTAAGTGATTTGGATTCTAAAGAAGATATTCAACATATTGTGCATAGTTTTAAAGCGATTTCAAAATCAATTTTAAAACTACTTGTTGCGTTTTATATAATTGATAAAAAAGGTTTTATCAATCAAAAAATAGGATTTTACTCGGCACCATTTTCTCAATACTTCAACAAAGGTTCTCCATTAATTTTTGCGTAATTAATTTTCGAAAACTAAGTTTAAAATAACAAATATCTCCTGACGCAGTAAAAAGGTTTTAATGTTATAAAACATAGTTCTCGACTGCGCTCGAACAGCTTCGAGTTATAGAAAATCAATTCATTTTACACAAAAATCATTTTTTAATGAAACACATTTCAATGTGGCTTTTACTGTTGGTAACGAGCATCAGTTTTTCACAAATTAAAATTTCGGGAACAATTTCCGATAAGAACACAGGCATAGGAATTCCTGCTGTCTCCATTTCATCATCCACAGAAAATGGAACTACTTCTAATATGGATGGCAATTATTCCATTGAAGTTTTAGACCAAAATCAAATTTTAACCTTCTCCTATTTGGGGTATAAAACTCAAAAAATAAAAGTAGGAAATCAAACTTCCATCAACATTCAATTAGAAGAAATTGAAACGAATTTAGATGAAATTGTCGTCACTGCTTTAGGACTCAATAGAAAAACAAAAGAATTAGGGTATGTGGTTCAAGAACTCAAAGCAAAAGATGTTACGGAAGTAAAAACTGTCAATTTTTTAGATAATCTCTCTGGTAAATTAGCGGGTGTTACCATTTCTCAAGGAGCCACAGGCGTGGGTTCTTCTTCAAAAATAACCATTCGTGGAGAAGCTTCTTTTTCGAATAACAATCCGCTTTTTGTGGTCGATGGAACTCCAATTAGCAACAACACAATTTTTAATTTCACCAATGAAGCAGCCGCTGGTTTTCAAGAAATAGATTTTGGAAACGGCGCAATGGAAGTAAATCCAGATGATATACAATCTATTACTGTTTTAAAAGGTCCTAGTGCGGCGGCATTATACGGAACTCGCGCTTCTAACGGAGTTATTGTGATTAAAACCAAAGACGGTTCTAAGAAAAAAGGATTAGGAATTAGTATAAATTCATCCATAACGTTTGATAGCGCTTTTCGTTTGCCTGATTTTCAAAATGAATTCGGACAAGGAAATTCAGGGGATTTTGAATATGTTGATGGCTTAGGTGCTGGTGTAAATGATGTGATTACCTATTCTTGGGGACCCAGATTAGATGCTGGAAATTTCATTCCGCAATTTGATTCTCCTGTTACCTTACCCAACGGCACAGTCTTTCGTGGTGGAGACACTTCTTTGTATTCTGGTTTTCCCATTACCCCAACTTTATTCAAATCGAATCCAGATAATTTAAAAGATTTTTATCAAACAGGAATTACAACCATCAATAATATTGCGATCAATGATGCTTTTGAACGCGGTTCTTACCGATTGTCTTTTACGAATTTAGATAGCGAATCTATCATTCCAGGAGTAAATTTAGAGCGAAAAACAGTTGCTTTAAAATTGAATTTTAACCCCACAGAAAAAACAAAAATCATCTCTAATATCAATTATATAAATTCTAGTAGCGATAACCGACCATCGAATGGATATGGAAGCGAAAACGTAAATTATTCTTTAGTAGCCTGGGGGCCAAGATCTTTAAACATCGATAGTTTGCGAGATTACTGGCAACCGGGTTTAGAAGGTGTGCAACAATATTCTTTTAACTATACCTATTTCGATAATCCTTTTTTCATTTTGCATGAAAACACCAACTCTTTTAACAGAGATCGTCTTTTTGGTAACATCACATTCAACCATCAATTTACAGAAAAATTAAGCCTTTCTTTGCGCTCAGGAATGGATTATTCTTCAGAAAAAAGGAGGTTTAAACGAAATTATAGTAGCAATCGTTTTCAAAACGGAGCCTATGCAGAACATGATGTTTTTTACAGAGAAGTGAACACTGATTTTTTACTCAATTACAAAGATACTTTTGGTAATTTTTCTTTGGATGCTTCTTTTGGCGGAAATCGTTTGGATCAAACAGCGTCTACAAAACAATCTCAAACCACCAATTTAGCACAACCTAGAATTTTCAGTTTAAATAATGCAGCATCACCCATAGAAGTTTTTCAATTCGATACTGAAAAACGAATTAACTCTTTATACGGAATTGTAAAATTTGGCTATCAGGACTTTTTATATGTTGATATTACAGGAAGAAATGATTGGTCTAGCGCCTTGGCAACGCCGTTTTCCGTAGAAGGAACCTCCTTCTTTTATCCTTCTATTTCCACTAGTTTTCTACTTTCCAATTATACAGAATTACCCGAAAATATTTCATTTGCTCAGTTAAGAGCCAGTGTGGCACAAGTTGGGAACGACACAAATCCATATCAAACGTCAGGCGCCTTTGTGGCACAAACGAACTTTAACGGGCAACCTACCTTTAGCAATCAAGATTTTATTCCGAATGCAAATTTAAAACCAGAAGTTACTACTTCTTATGAGTTGGGTGCAGATGTCCGATTTTTTAAAGACCGATTGAGCATTGATTTCACGTACTACAATGCCACAACCAAAGATCAAATTATTTCGTTACCCATTGCTATTTCATCGGGCTATAATCAGCAAGTTGTCAATGGTGGGGCAGTAAATACTTCGGGGGTAGAAATTATTTTAGGTGGTACTCCAATCAAAAATAACAATTTTACCTGGAATACCACTTTTAACTTTGCTACCAATAAATCCATCATTAAAAATTTACCGCAAGAAAATGGAAGATTAACTTTAGCGTATAGCAGAATTTATGATAGCGCAAACCAAACGGTTTGGTTTCAAGTGGAAGAAGGCGGGCAAGTTGGTGACATGTATGGAACAGGATATCAAAAAAACGCAGAAGGCCAATTTCTATTGGATGATAACGGGCGTTATATTGCTGATAATAATTTGATTAAAATCGGGAATTACAATCCTGATTTCACCTTGGGATGGAACAACACTTTCCAATATAAAAACTGGAATGCTAGCTTTTTATTCGATTGGCGGCAAGGCGGCGAAATTGTTTCTAGAACCCGAGCTTTGGGAAATGTTGGTGGCCAATTGGCAGAAACAGCTTATAGACCGGATGCAGGAATTATAGCGCAAGGTCTTAACGTAAATACGGGTCAACCCAATACGGTTGCCGTTTCATCGGAAAGTTATTACCGCCAATTTTACGACAGAAATCACGAAGAAAACAATGTTTATGATGCCTCCTTTTTAAAATTACGTCAGTTTTCAATCGGTTATACTTTGCTTTTAACCGAGGGTTTTTTAGGATTGAAAGATGATGCGAACATCAACTTTTCGTTTGTTGGCAATAACTTGTTTGTGCTTACTGAAAATCCGCATTTCGATCCAGAACAATTAGCCGTGCAAGGAAACGGATTTGTAAGTGGCGTTGAAGATATGAGTTATGCAACGAGCAGAAGTTTAGGTTTTAAAGTGGGGTTTAATTTTTAACCTGCAAAATAAATCCGAGGAACAAGGATTCCTTATAGATTTAGATAGCATGAACCGATTATAATAAAATTAAATATCCACAAGGTTTTTGAAACCCTGCAAAAAATAATAAAAATGAAAAAATTTATATATATCATCGTAATTTCTACAATAATAATGACCAGTTGTACCAAAGACTTTGAGGACATCAATACCAATCCGAATGCACCTGTTTCTGTGCAACCTAGCTTGTTACTGCGCCAAGTTATGTATGATTTTGGCGAGCAAATGAGCTACGAAGGTTTTGTTGCTGGAGATTTATTAGCACAACACAGAACAGCCTTAGATTTTAATTTATTTGATCGGCACGATTTAAAAAGTCCGCAGTTAGGTGGCAATCCTTGGCCTATATTTTACACCAATTTACGGGATAATGAAATCCTTTTAAAACAAAGTAGAACAACAACTGCATTTGCAGTGTATGAAGGACCTGCCTTAATTTTAAAAGCCTATATGGCCGCTGGTTTAACAGATTTATTTGGTGATGTACCGTATTTTGATGCCTTTAATGGTGTCGATGGAACGGTAACGCCCAAATACAATCTACAAGAAGATATTTACCAAAATGAAAACGGAATTTTAGATAATTTAGACAAAGGCATTGCTGCTATTCAGAAGTATACAGGTTCTATTCCTTTAGATGGTGATATTTTATACAACGGAAATTTAGAGGCTTGGGTAAAATTTGCCAACTCTTTAAAAATAAAATACCTCATTAGAATTTCTGCTAAAGTTGATGTTGCTAATGCACTACAAACTTTATTTAATGAAGGAAACTACATCCAAAATAATGCTGAAAACGCTGTTTTTGATTTCACAAATTCAGAACCAAATAGTTTTAGATTGGCACAATTAAGAGTCGGAGATTTCAATAATTTTGTGCTATCAGAAACTATGGAAGAAATTTTAATTGATTTAAACGACACTAGAATTTATAAATTATTTAGACCTTTTGCCAATTCTAATTCCAACGAATTTAAAGGTTTAATCAACGGAATTAATTCTTCTACAACCTCCATTGCCATATCCGATTATTCTTTGGCAGGAACCGCTTTTAGAGAAGACACCTCAACCCTAGACGCCAATTTTATGACGGCTTGGGAAACAAGTTTTTTATTGGCAGAAGCCGCCGAAAAGGGGTTTATCAACACAAATTCTGAAACCTTATACACAACTGGAGTTACACAAGCTTTTGCATATTGGAACACTAATTTACCAGCAACCTATTTAACTGGAAATGCTAATTTTAACGCTGTTGGAAAAACTCCTTTAGAACAAATTATTACACAAAAATGGATTGCTTCCATTATCAATGGATATGAAGGTTGGGTTGAGTTTAGAAGAACCGGTTTTCCTGCTTTGAAGAATGTTTCAGCAAGTTTAAATAACGAATTAATTCCTGTTAGAATGCCATATCCTGCGGAAGCTGCTTCTTTAAATCAAGACAACTATAAAATTGCAGAAGCTGCAACCAATGGAAATAGTTTAGACGTAAAAGTTTGGTGGAATGAGTAAAATTAGACCTCACAGGTTTTTAAAACCTGTGAGGTCTTCTATATAAATTTATGGAAGTAATAAATTATCAATGGGGATTAATTTTAGTGTCAAGTTTGATATTATTTTTCTTGTCTCCTTTAGCAAAAACTACAGATCAGTTTTTTAAAGCTGTGAATAAGAAAAAAGCACCAAATACTTTGGTCTTAACAGGAAGCTTAATCATTTCTTGGATTTTTGCCAAAAGTATTACCAATGCCGCCAATTTAGGACTGGATTTTGGTTTAGTCGGTGGCGTTGCTTACGCGGGTTATTATGTGTCTTTTGCCGTTGCCGGAATCATTATTTACCAGTTAAGAACCCAAGGAAATTATAAAAGCATCCATGAGTTTTTAATTTCAAAATTCGGAAAAAATGCAATGGCAATCTTCTCGATTCTGATTGCTTTTCGATTATTTAATGAAGTTTGGAGCAATACCATGGTAATTGGTAGTTATTTTGGCGCACAAGGAAGCAACTCTTATTATTGGGCTATTATTGTGTTTACCCTATTGACTTTAGCTTATGCCATTAAAGGTGGTTTGAGTAGTTCTATTTTTACAGATATCATTCAAATGGTTTTATTTTCTGTATTATTGAGCATCATTTTAGGAACTATTTTTTCGACGGATGATTTTTCTACACAGCAAATAATTTCGTCTGGAACTTGGAGTTTTGAGCTTGGTTTAAATTTATTTTTCGCCGCAATTCTGCAATCTTTTAGTTATCCTTTTCACGATCCTGTTTTAACCGATAGAGGTTTTATTTCATCACCCAAAGTAACACGAAAAAGTTTTTTATGGGCAAGTGTTTTGGGAGCCATTTGTATTGTTTTATTTAGTTTAATTGGAGTCTATGCCCAAACAAAAGGCATGCAAGGGCAAGCGGCGGTTGAAGTGGGTAAAGCTTTCGGCGTTGTTCTATTATTGATTATCAATTTTATTATGATTACTTCCGCAGCCTCTACCTTAGATTCCACTTTTTCATCTTTTTCAAAACTACTAGCCGTAGATTTAAATTTAGGAAAATCAGTTTCCTTTGGAAGAATTGTTATGGTTTTAATTGCTGTTTTAGGTACTTTACCCGTGTTTTTTGGAGCAGAAATTTTATCCGCCACTACTATTTCTGGCACGATGGTGATTGGTTTAACACCAGTCTTTATTTTTTGGAAGATTTCAGTACCAAAAATTAGCTTTTACCTAAGTGTCATTTGCGGATTGTTCTTTGGATTTTTACTAGTTTTAGATGTAGTTCCAGAGATATTCATTTTTACCAAAGGAAAGTATGCCTCTTTATTATGGGTCAATATATGGGGATTATTAAGTTGTATCATTTTATATTTTATTCCGAAATGGATCAGAAAATAACAGATTTAGGAAAAGTAACAGATTTAGGAAAAGTAACAGGAAAAATACTGCTTTTTGGCGGAGTTTACAGCAATTTACAAGCTTTAGAAGCTTTGAAAAAAATTGCTGAAAAAGAAAATATTGCGCCCGAAAATTGTATTTGCACAGGAGATATCGTTGGGTATTGCGCACAACCCGAAGAAACGGTGCAATTATTTAAATTGTGGGGAGCAAAAAGTATTGTTGGCAATGTAGAAATTCAGTTACGAGAACATGCAAATGATTGCGGTTGCGATTTTAAAGAAGGCTCTCGCTGCGATAATTTCTCTCAAATTTGGTATCCGTATGCGCAAAGTAAATTGTCAGAAAATTCATTAAATTTCTTAAAAAAATTGCCAAATCAAATCACTTTTACATACACCGATAAAAAAGTAACTTTTGTACATGGGTCCTATTTTCATATCTCAGAATTTATTTTTAAATCTACAAACTGGTCTAAAAAACAACCTAACTTTGAAGCTACAAAAAGTGATGTAATTATTGCAGGCCATTGTGGTTTGCCTTTTTTTCATCAAAAAGAAGATAAACTATGGCTTAATCCCGGTGTGATTGGAATGCCTGCAAACGATGGAAATCCGGATGTTTGGTATGCTGTACTAGAAGATTCAGATAATAATTTTAACTTTACTCACAAAACCTTACGATACAATTATAAATTAACGAGTAAATTAATGCAAAACGGATTACTTCCTGAAGAATATTCTAGAACGATTGTAACCGGAATTTGGGATAACACAGAAATTTTACCCCCTTTAGAAAGTAGTTTGCAAGGATTTGAAATTCAACTATAAAATCAATTTAAATGAAGAAAATTTTACTACTTTTTTTACTGATCTCATCCACAGTTGCTGCACAAAAAACATTAGACAAATTGCTTGATAAATGGAACACAAGAAACGTACCTTATATGTCTGTAGAAACCTTAGCATTACCCAAAACAAAAGCAATTTTACTGGATGCAAGACAAGAAAAAGAGTATAATGTGAGTCATTTGCAAAACGCCATTCGTGTGGGTTATGATGATTTTAAAATTAAAGAAACTTTAAAAAAATTACCAAAAAACAAGGATACTAAAATTGTAGTGTATTGTTCTTTGGGGATTCGCTCAGAAACGGTAGCGTATAAATTAATTCAAAAAGGATATACCAACGTTTATAATTTATATGGTGGTATTTTTGAATGGAAAAACGCTAATTTTCAAGTAAAAGATACCTTGGGAAATACCACAGAAAAAGTACATACCTTTAATAAAAATTGGAGTAAATGGCTAAAAAAAGGAGAGAAAGTTTATTAGTGTTTAATGGGTTGTGGGTTGTGGAAAAAATAAAAACAACTCTGTATTCAATTTAAAATTTAGTAATTTTTATGAGTAAAAACGTATTGTTAATTTTTACCAGAAACCCTGAATTGGGTAAGACAAAAACACGTTTGGCAAAAACGGTGGGCGATGAAATTGCTTTAGAAATTTATAAATTCTTATTAGAAAGAACTCGTGATGTTTCCTCTAAAGTGAGTGCTGACAAAGCTGTTTATTACTCTGTTAAAATTAGAAAAAATGATATTTGGGATGAAAATATATATC is a window of Polaribacter litorisediminis DNA encoding:
- a CDS encoding DUF547 domain-containing protein, producing MKNKSCLLLIFLVFYQTNAQTSIFNDLLQKHVTKNGIVDYASLKTDERKLDSYISYLEKIAPEKSWSKNKQKAFWINVYNAYTIKIILKNYPLKSILDIQENGKSAWKIPFVKVGGKLYTLDHIEHQILRKTLFDPRIHVGVNCASSSCPKLGNKAFTEENIERNLEKLMREFVNDSSRNKFLENEIQISSIFDWFQEDFTKNGSLIEYVNTYSETKINANAKISFLKYDWSLNSK
- a CDS encoding SusD/RagB family nutrient-binding outer membrane lipoprotein; the protein is MKKFIYIIVISTIIMTSCTKDFEDINTNPNAPVSVQPSLLLRQVMYDFGEQMSYEGFVAGDLLAQHRTALDFNLFDRHDLKSPQLGGNPWPIFYTNLRDNEILLKQSRTTTAFAVYEGPALILKAYMAAGLTDLFGDVPYFDAFNGVDGTVTPKYNLQEDIYQNENGILDNLDKGIAAIQKYTGSIPLDGDILYNGNLEAWVKFANSLKIKYLIRISAKVDVANALQTLFNEGNYIQNNAENAVFDFTNSEPNSFRLAQLRVGDFNNFVLSETMEEILIDLNDTRIYKLFRPFANSNSNEFKGLINGINSSTTSIAISDYSLAGTAFREDTSTLDANFMTAWETSFLLAEAAEKGFINTNSETLYTTGVTQAFAYWNTNLPATYLTGNANFNAVGKTPLEQIITQKWIASIINGYEGWVEFRRTGFPALKNVSASLNNELIPVRMPYPAEAASLNQDNYKIAEAATNGNSLDVKVWWNE
- the arsS gene encoding arsenosugar biosynthesis radical SAM (seleno)protein ArsS (Some members of this family are selenoproteins.), giving the protein MATKSLKARNNDIANTSRQMEILSNGIFANGELPTFAEKIKETNQFPLRPKKLEILQINLGYMCNQVCEHCHVDAGPDRKEIMTIETMKQCLEVIKKTEAHTLDLTGGAPEMNPNFRWFVEEASKAGIQDFIVRSNLTIIRANKKYYHLPDFFKKHGVHVVSSMPHWTRGKTDKQRGDGVFDKSIKALQELNAIGYGKEGSDLKLDLVYNPSGAFLPGDQKALENDFKKALKNDFDIDFHSLFAITNLPISRFLDYLIASDNYEDYMYSLLDAYNPSAVANVMCTNTLSISWDGWLYDCDFNQMLNLKVASKVKHVSDYNEELLQDRNIIINQHCYGCTAGAGSSCQGVVA
- a CDS encoding rhodanese-like domain-containing protein; its protein translation is MKKILLLFLLISSTVAAQKTLDKLLDKWNTRNVPYMSVETLALPKTKAILLDARQEKEYNVSHLQNAIRVGYDDFKIKETLKKLPKNKDTKIVVYCSLGIRSETVAYKLIQKGYTNVYNLYGGIFEWKNANFQVKDTLGNTTEKVHTFNKNWSKWLKKGEKVY
- a CDS encoding TIGR04282 family arsenosugar biosynthesis glycosyltransferase gives rise to the protein MKKNTAILIFANSAEKDAERKPFLSSDIFSVLNSQTLKTVERSGTEYFHFSEKNQIGSSFGERFSNAIEAIFNKGFENVITIGNDTPHLKTHHLLDTLQQLKKNDLVLGPSKDGGFYLMGIKKAHFNKETFLKLPWQTHHLQKCIISISSTKKLQISFLEPLSDLDSKEDIQHIVHSFKAISKSILKLLVAFYIIDKKGFINQKIGFYSAPFSQYFNKGSPLIFA
- a CDS encoding SusC/RagA family TonB-linked outer membrane protein produces the protein MKHISMWLLLLVTSISFSQIKISGTISDKNTGIGIPAVSISSSTENGTTSNMDGNYSIEVLDQNQILTFSYLGYKTQKIKVGNQTSINIQLEEIETNLDEIVVTALGLNRKTKELGYVVQELKAKDVTEVKTVNFLDNLSGKLAGVTISQGATGVGSSSKITIRGEASFSNNNPLFVVDGTPISNNTIFNFTNEAAAGFQEIDFGNGAMEVNPDDIQSITVLKGPSAAALYGTRASNGVIVIKTKDGSKKKGLGISINSSITFDSAFRLPDFQNEFGQGNSGDFEYVDGLGAGVNDVITYSWGPRLDAGNFIPQFDSPVTLPNGTVFRGGDTSLYSGFPITPTLFKSNPDNLKDFYQTGITTINNIAINDAFERGSYRLSFTNLDSESIIPGVNLERKTVALKLNFNPTEKTKIISNINYINSSSDNRPSNGYGSENVNYSLVAWGPRSLNIDSLRDYWQPGLEGVQQYSFNYTYFDNPFFILHENTNSFNRDRLFGNITFNHQFTEKLSLSLRSGMDYSSEKRRFKRNYSSNRFQNGAYAEHDVFYREVNTDFLLNYKDTFGNFSLDASFGGNRLDQTASTKQSQTTNLAQPRIFSLNNAASPIEVFQFDTEKRINSLYGIVKFGYQDFLYVDITGRNDWSSALATPFSVEGTSFFYPSISTSFLLSNYTELPENISFAQLRASVAQVGNDTNPYQTSGAFVAQTNFNGQPTFSNQDFIPNANLKPEVTTSYELGADVRFFKDRLSIDFTYYNATTKDQIISLPIAISSGYNQQVVNGGAVNTSGVEIILGGTPIKNNNFTWNTTFNFATNKSIIKNLPQENGRLTLAYSRIYDSANQTVWFQVEEGGQVGDMYGTGYQKNAEGQFLLDDNGRYIADNNLIKIGNYNPDFTLGWNNTFQYKNWNASFLFDWRQGGEIVSRTRALGNVGGQLAETAYRPDAGIIAQGLNVNTGQPNTVAVSSESYYRQFYDRNHEENNVYDASFLKLRQFSIGYTLLLTEGFLGLKDDANINFSFVGNNLFVLTENPHFDPEQLAVQGNGFVSGVEDMSYATSRSLGFKVGFNF
- a CDS encoding sodium:solute symporter family transporter; translated protein: MEVINYQWGLILVSSLILFFLSPLAKTTDQFFKAVNKKKAPNTLVLTGSLIISWIFAKSITNAANLGLDFGLVGGVAYAGYYVSFAVAGIIIYQLRTQGNYKSIHEFLISKFGKNAMAIFSILIAFRLFNEVWSNTMVIGSYFGAQGSNSYYWAIIVFTLLTLAYAIKGGLSSSIFTDIIQMVLFSVLLSIILGTIFSTDDFSTQQIISSGTWSFELGLNLFFAAILQSFSYPFHDPVLTDRGFISSPKVTRKSFLWASVLGAICIVLFSLIGVYAQTKGMQGQAAVEVGKAFGVVLLLIINFIMITSAASTLDSTFSSFSKLLAVDLNLGKSVSFGRIVMVLIAVLGTLPVFFGAEILSATTISGTMVIGLTPVFIFWKISVPKISFYLSVICGLFFGFLLVLDVVPEIFIFTKGKYASLLWVNIWGLLSCIILYFIPKWIRK
- a CDS encoding arsenosugar biosynthesis-associated peroxidase-like protein, which encodes MSKTYYDASDLRKFGKITEWSEELGNKFFDYYGKVFEEGALTAREKSLIALAVAHTEQCPYCIDAYTKDGLQRGITKPEMMEAIHVGAAIKSGATLVHGVQMMNKVNKLEM
- a CDS encoding metallophosphoesterase family protein, whose translation is MDQKITDLGKVTDLGKVTGKILLFGGVYSNLQALEALKKIAEKENIAPENCICTGDIVGYCAQPEETVQLFKLWGAKSIVGNVEIQLREHANDCGCDFKEGSRCDNFSQIWYPYAQSKLSENSLNFLKKLPNQITFTYTDKKVTFVHGSYFHISEFIFKSTNWSKKQPNFEATKSDVIIAGHCGLPFFHQKEDKLWLNPGVIGMPANDGNPDVWYAVLEDSDNNFNFTHKTLRYNYKLTSKLMQNGLLPEEYSRTIVTGIWDNTEILPPLESSLQGFEIQL